A region of the Bacillus sp. NP247 genome:
GTTAAAGAAAGCGAAACAAACTGCTGAGGACAAACTGGCTGAAATTAAAGAAAATAAGCCGAATACCGGTAACACGTTAGAGGAACTGAAGAAAATTAAACAAAATTTAGATAGTCTTTCATCTAACTTAGAACTAGCTAAACAAGATGTGAAAAACAAACTGGCTGAGTTACAAGAGACTAGACAGGACTTAATAAATAAATTGAACGAAATCAAACAAGCGAAACAAACTGTTTCAGACGATTTAACAAAGAAAAAACAAGACTTAGATATTAAAATAAACGATTTTAAACATACTGAGAAGAAAATCGATGACAAATTAGCTGAAGTCCATACAACGAAGCAAAATGTAGATAACAAAATTAATGAAGTATCTCAATCGAAACAAACAGAAACAAAAACTGGTACTACAAATACAAACAACAATGCTAGAGAACTTCCTAACGCTGGTAGTGAAGAATCAAATAATATGGCTTTAGGCATGTTATCTGTACTAGGCGGCGTTTTATTACTTGCGCGTAATAAAATTAAAAGTTTTTTATAAGGCAGTTATAATTTATTTTATATAATATACGGTCTCTTCCTTAAGAACCATTGCATCGGCTTCTTAAGGAAGAGACCAAATATATGTAAGTTTATGGACTAACTATTCTTCTAAAATAGAACTCTCTCTATCCACATATCATTTTTGTAATGGCAGACCTTTTACTTTTCCACTATGATACTACAAAAAACAAATACATTTATCAAATTCCAAACTTATATTCGTTCCTTATGCTTTAACAAAACAAGAAAACTTTCACTCGTACTGTAATTCACTCACCTAAGTCATGTTGATAGGAAAATGTACAATTCTTTAACAAAGTTAACTCTCAATTCATACACTACTAATAGAACTTGTGTAGCAATAAAATTTTCCAAATCATCTAGACTGCCACATATTCACCCTCTACTAGTGCCTACAGGATATTTTCATCCTCCCTCCCATAAAGTCCTTATTCTTCTAATTACTACATGACCATGTTCCCTGGCTACATTAGAACGACATCTATAAAATATTTATAAGGAGTGAAATAAATGGGTTCAACAAAGCTCACAGGACGAGTAATTTACAAAGGAGATCCAGGCTATTTAGAAGCTATTAAGAATTGGAATCCTTACGTTGATGTCTTCCCCCTCGTCTTTGTTTTTGCACAAAATTCAAATGATGTCAGTAACGCCATTAAATGGGCTCGCGAAAATCATGTTCCCTTACGTGTCAGAAGCGGTCGGCATGCGCTAGATAAAAATCTTTCTGTAGTAAATGGCGGCATTGTTATCGATGTAAGTGATATGAACAAAGTTAGTTTAGATAAAAAGAATGGTATAGCAACCGTTCAAACTGGAATTCACGTCGGTCCACTTGTAAAAGGACTAGCTAGGGAAGGTTTCATGTCACCGTTTGGAGATAGTCCAACAGTTGGAATTGGTGGCATTACAATGGGCGGTGGATTTGGAGTAGTCTCACGAACAATCGGTCTAATAAGTGATAACCTTATTGCTTTGGAAACAGTAGATGCGACAGGCCGAATCATTCAAGCAGATCTATGTTGCAATAAAGATTTATTATGGGCTTCTAGAGGTGGTGGTGGTGGAAATTTCGGATACAATACTGAATATACATTGAAGCTTCACCGTGCCCCTAATACTGCCACAGTCTTCAATATCATTTGGCCATGGGATCAGTTAGAAACTGTTTTCAAAGTCTGGCAAGAATGGGCTCCTTTTGTAGACTCACGATTAGGATGCCTACTTGAAATCTACAGCAAAATAAATGG
Encoded here:
- a CDS encoding LPXTG cell wall anchor domain-containing protein translates to MKTKQTIAASTLALAMIAGSTPTHAEVNDATPQQSTGDRLAEIKQHKQELDAKLQQHKENVDQTLNELNQVKENVDTKVNELHERKQVADEKIGEIKQHKQELDAKLQQDKQIAEDKIAEIKEHKQTVDEKVNEIKEHKQTVDEKVNEIKQHKENIDAKVNELKEVKKHVDETLAELKKAKQTAEDKLAEIKENKPNTGNTLEELKKIKQNLDSLSSNLELAKQDVKNKLAELQETRQDLINKLNEIKQAKQTVSDDLTKKKQDLDIKINDFKHTEKKIDDKLAEVHTTKQNVDNKINEVSQSKQTETKTGTTNTNNNARELPNAGSEESNNMALGMLSVLGGVLLLARNKIKSFL
- a CDS encoding FAD-binding oxidoreductase, with amino-acid sequence MGSTKLTGRVIYKGDPGYLEAIKNWNPYVDVFPLVFVFAQNSNDVSNAIKWARENHVPLRVRSGRHALDKNLSVVNGGIVIDVSDMNKVSLDKKNGIATVQTGIHVGPLVKGLAREGFMSPFGDSPTVGIGGITMGGGFGVVSRTIGLISDNLIALETVDATGRIIQADLCCNKDLLWASRGGGGGNFGYNTEYTLKLHRAPNTATVFNIIWPWDQLETVFKVWQEWAPFVDSRLGCLLEIYSKINGLCHAEGIFLGSKNELINLLEPLTSAGTPTQIVIEELPYPAAIDFLDPDEPIPGRSDQSVKFSSAWALNLWPEEPISIMKQFLEEATGTEANFFFINWGGAISKVPSNKTAFFWRSPLFYTEWTASWKDKSEEAANLASVERVRQLIKPYVTGSYVNVPDQNIENFGQEYYGSNFAKLRKIKAKYDPENLFRFPQSIPPSSSC